One window from the genome of Sphaerotilus microaerophilus encodes:
- a CDS encoding long-chain fatty acid--CoA ligase: MSAASPHASHAPGSSSPGPLPTRAHHAHWPKRMPRELAVPQTSLWFNLEVAARRYPQRPAYVLLGRELSYQQLHNEAEALAAWLRSQGVQRGDRVALFMQNLPQFIVAFYAAMRADAVVVPVNPMNKADEFGHYITDPDTRVVITSADLAGIVTQANDALPAAQRLRAVLVSQLADYLPAVIPDDLQPAPAIARWLTTAVPLPEGATAWSDALVAGEAARGSLGPCSAGPDDLALLPYTSGTTGLPKGCIHPHRTLMHNAVGNAVWGTAGAETVGLGVVPFFHITGLVNGVLANVWAGATTVILPRWDRDLAGRLISRHRITHWTCIPTMVIDLFASEHYRSFDLSSLTSMSGGGAAMPQAVAERLLREFGITFTEGYGLTETAAPSHLNPPDRAKLQCLGVPFFGTDALVVDPVTLEPLPAGEVGEIVIHGPEVFSGYWKHPEASAAAFFKLDGRRYFRSGDLGRMDEEGYFFITDRLKRMINASGYKVWPSEVELLLYKHPAVAEACIISAKDEYRGETVKAVIVLREAARGQTSAEDIIAWSREHMAAYKVPRLVEFADALPKSGSGKVMWRLLQEKEQRGG, encoded by the coding sequence ATGTCTGCCGCCTCCCCCCACGCGTCCCACGCACCCGGCTCATCGAGCCCCGGTCCCCTGCCCACCCGCGCGCACCACGCCCACTGGCCCAAGCGCATGCCGCGCGAGCTCGCCGTGCCGCAGACCTCGCTGTGGTTCAACCTGGAGGTCGCCGCCCGGCGTTATCCGCAGCGCCCGGCCTACGTGCTCCTCGGCCGGGAGCTGAGCTACCAGCAGCTGCACAACGAGGCCGAGGCACTCGCCGCCTGGCTGCGCAGCCAGGGCGTGCAACGCGGCGACCGCGTGGCGCTGTTCATGCAGAACCTGCCGCAGTTCATCGTCGCCTTCTATGCGGCCATGCGCGCCGACGCGGTGGTGGTGCCGGTCAACCCGATGAACAAGGCCGACGAGTTCGGCCACTACATCACCGACCCGGACACCCGGGTGGTGATCACCAGCGCCGACCTGGCGGGCATCGTCACCCAGGCCAACGACGCGCTGCCCGCCGCGCAGCGCCTGCGTGCGGTGCTGGTCAGCCAGCTGGCCGACTACCTGCCCGCCGTCATTCCCGACGACCTGCAGCCCGCCCCGGCCATCGCCCGCTGGCTGACCACCGCCGTGCCGCTGCCCGAGGGCGCCACCGCCTGGTCCGACGCGCTCGTCGCGGGCGAGGCGGCACGCGGCTCGCTGGGCCCCTGCAGCGCCGGCCCGGACGACCTGGCCCTGCTGCCCTACACCTCCGGCACCACCGGCCTGCCCAAGGGCTGCATCCACCCGCACCGCACGCTGATGCACAACGCGGTGGGCAACGCGGTCTGGGGCACGGCCGGGGCGGAAACCGTGGGGCTGGGCGTGGTGCCCTTCTTCCACATCACCGGGCTGGTCAACGGCGTGCTGGCCAACGTCTGGGCAGGCGCCACCACCGTCATCCTGCCGCGCTGGGACCGCGACCTGGCCGGGCGCCTCATCTCACGCCACCGCATCACCCACTGGACCTGCATCCCCACGATGGTGATCGACCTGTTCGCCAGCGAGCACTACCGGAGCTTCGACCTGTCCAGCCTCACCAGCATGAGCGGCGGCGGCGCCGCCATGCCCCAGGCCGTGGCCGAGCGGCTGCTGCGCGAGTTCGGCATCACCTTCACCGAGGGCTACGGGCTGACCGAAACCGCCGCCCCCAGCCACCTCAACCCGCCCGACCGCGCCAAGCTGCAGTGCCTGGGCGTGCCCTTCTTCGGCACCGACGCGCTGGTGGTCGACCCGGTCACGCTGGAGCCCCTGCCCGCCGGCGAAGTCGGCGAGATCGTCATCCACGGCCCGGAGGTCTTCAGCGGCTACTGGAAGCACCCCGAGGCCTCCGCGGCCGCCTTCTTCAAGCTGGACGGCCGGCGCTACTTCCGCTCGGGCGACCTGGGCCGCATGGACGAGGAGGGCTATTTCTTCATCACCGACCGCCTCAAGCGCATGATCAACGCCAGCGGCTACAAGGTCTGGCCCAGCGAGGTGGAACTGCTGCTCTACAAGCACCCCGCGGTGGCCGAGGCCTGCATCATCTCGGCCAAGGACGAGTACCGCGGCGAGACGGTCAAGGCCGTCATCGTGCTGCGCGAGGCCGCCCGCGGCCAGACCAGCGCCGAGGACATCATCGCCTGGAGCCGCGAGCACATGGCCGCCTACAAGGTGCCCCGTCTGGTCGAGTTCGCCGACGCGCTGCCCAA
- a CDS encoding glycosyltransferase, translating into MPTAVAVGLAAQAQPAWAARSGVEGWNVTLSSPLGPLWSWTLVVSMMVIVALLAAYAARHYWFSLNRLFGRQRHPFASIVSADWPRVTIFVAAHNEEAVIEDCLVNLMSVDYPVDRMTVVPMNDRSTDRTREIIDAVVERFPGRIRPFHRTDGKPGKAAALKDATETVDTDFIIVFDADYLPSRGLIRRLMAPFFDPEVGAVMGRVVPQNCGANLLTRLLDLERSGGYQVDQQARMNLGLVPQYGGTVGGIRLGALHAVGGWHDDVLAEDTDLTYRLLLGGWKTVYQNRAECYEEVPQNWGVRVRQIKRWAKGHNQAMWRHTAGVLAARHLSWAERIDGALLLGVYIMAPVLMLGWVISLLLYFTVSMQWIAPALVVIAFMTHGALGNFAAFFEIAAATHMDRSHNRIRLLAFNWLGFLVSAVAIGRGALEQVLLDRIGKTQFKWDKTVRYRSAPAAGQPRAGT; encoded by the coding sequence GTGCCCACCGCGGTGGCTGTGGGGCTGGCCGCGCAGGCGCAGCCCGCGTGGGCGGCGCGTTCCGGGGTCGAGGGCTGGAACGTGACGTTGAGCAGCCCGCTGGGGCCCCTGTGGTCCTGGACGCTGGTGGTCTCGATGATGGTGATCGTGGCGCTGCTGGCGGCCTATGCGGCGCGGCACTACTGGTTCTCGCTTAACCGCCTGTTCGGCCGCCAGCGCCACCCCTTTGCGAGCATCGTCAGCGCGGACTGGCCGCGTGTGACCATCTTCGTGGCCGCCCACAACGAGGAGGCGGTGATCGAGGACTGCCTCGTCAACCTGATGAGCGTGGACTACCCGGTCGACCGGATGACGGTGGTGCCGATGAACGACCGGTCCACCGACCGCACGCGCGAGATCATCGACGCCGTGGTGGAGCGCTTCCCGGGGCGCATCCGGCCGTTCCACCGCACTGACGGCAAGCCCGGCAAGGCCGCGGCGCTGAAGGACGCCACCGAGACGGTGGACACCGACTTCATCATCGTCTTCGATGCGGACTACCTGCCCTCGCGCGGGCTGATCCGCCGGCTGATGGCGCCCTTCTTCGACCCCGAGGTGGGCGCGGTGATGGGCCGCGTGGTGCCGCAGAACTGCGGCGCCAACCTGCTGACCCGCCTGCTCGACCTGGAGCGCTCCGGAGGCTACCAGGTGGACCAGCAGGCGCGCATGAACCTGGGCCTGGTGCCGCAGTACGGTGGCACGGTGGGCGGCATCCGCCTGGGGGCGCTGCACGCCGTGGGCGGCTGGCACGACGACGTGCTGGCCGAGGACACCGACCTGACCTACCGCCTGCTGCTGGGCGGCTGGAAGACGGTCTACCAGAACCGCGCCGAGTGCTACGAGGAGGTGCCGCAGAACTGGGGCGTGCGGGTGCGCCAGATCAAGCGCTGGGCCAAGGGCCACAACCAGGCGATGTGGCGCCACACCGCGGGCGTGCTGGCCGCGCGCCACCTGAGCTGGGCCGAGCGCATCGACGGCGCGCTGCTGCTGGGCGTCTACATCATGGCGCCGGTGCTGATGCTGGGCTGGGTGATCAGCCTGCTGCTGTACTTCACCGTGTCGATGCAGTGGATCGCGCCGGCGCTGGTGGTGATCGCCTTCATGACGCACGGCGCGCTGGGCAACTTCGCGGCCTTCTTCGAGATCGCGGCGGCCACGCACATGGACCGTTCGCACAACCGCATCCGGCTGCTGGCCTTCAACTGGCTGGGTTTCCTGGTCAGTGCGGTGGCGATCGGCCGCGGCGCGCTGGAGCAGGTGCTGCTGGACCGCATCGGCAAGACCCAGTTCAAGTGGGACAAGACGGTGCGCTACCGCAGCGCCCCGGCGGCCGGGCAACCGAGGGCCGGCACATGA